A genomic region of Rhipicephalus sanguineus isolate Rsan-2018 chromosome 1, BIME_Rsan_1.4, whole genome shotgun sequence contains the following coding sequences:
- the LOC119400341 gene encoding multifunctional methyltransferase subunit TRM112-like protein, which yields MKLLTHNMMTSKCIKGVNTGFPLGIVASETKVISVDFNPEFVCRMIPKLDWDALYQAAESIGVAADLPKALVPDYEHNEEFLKQVHHTLFEVEVVAGELVCPETGRKFPITNGIPNMLLNEDEV from the exons ATGAAGCTGCTTACGCATAACATGATGACATCAAAGTGCATCAAGGGTGTCAATACTGGTTTTCCCCTTGGCATTGTG GCTAGCGAAACAAAAGTAATATCAGTGGATTTTAATCCGGAGTTCGTGTGTCGCATGATACCTAAGCTGGACTGGGATGCCCTTTACCAAGCTGCCGAAAGC attGGCGTTGCTGCAGATTTACCTAAAGCATTAGTTCCAGATTATGAACATAATGAAGAGTTCTTGAAGCAAGTTCATCACACACTCTTTGAG GTGGAGGTTGTTGCTGGAGAGCTTGTGTGCCCTGAAACAGGGAGGAAATTCCCAATAACAAATGGTATTCCAAATATGCTTTTGAATGAAGAtgaagtctga
- the LOC119400330 gene encoding charged multivesicular body protein 1a: MDDMLFQLRFSCKQLERLSKKAEKDERLQKAKIKKALQQGNVEGARIYAENAIRKKNESINYLRMSSKVDAVSSKIKSAMAMKQVTKNMGGVVKALDKAINSMDLQKVSAVMEKFEQQFEDLDVRSSVLEDAMGTATTTTAPAAQVDQLIQQVAEESGLEMIDQLNQAGLTPADTIAASTGRPQAAEDALTKRLAALRD, encoded by the exons ATGGATGACATGCTCTTTCAGTTGCGGTTCAGCTGCAAACAGCTCGAACGACTCTCCAAGAAGGCGGAGAAGGATGAGCGACTGCAGAAAGCAAAGATCAAGAAGGCTTTGCAACAGGGCAACGTCGAAGGCGCGCGAATCTATGCTGAGAACGCCATCCGCAAGAAGAACGAAAGCATCAATTACCTGCGCATGTCTTCCAAAGTGGACGCTGTGAGCTCCAAGATCAAAAGCGCCATGGCTATGAAGCAG GTCACCAAGAATATGGGTGGTGTGGTGAAGGCACTTGACAAGGCCATCAACTCAATGGACTTGCAGAAGGTATCAGCTGTCATGGAAAAGTTTGAGCAGCAGTTTGAGGATCTGGATGTGCGGAGCTCAGTGTTGGAAGATGCTATGGGCACAGCCACAACCACAACTGCACCTGCAGCCCAGGTAGACCAGCTGATCCAGCAGGTTGCTGAGGAGAGTGGCCTTGAAATGATTGACCAGCTCAACCAGGCAGGCCTAACACCGGCTGATACCATTGCTGCCTCCACAGGTCGCCCACAGGCCGCTGAGGATGCCCTCACCAAGCGCCTTGCAGCGCTACGTGACTGA